Proteins from a genomic interval of Pithys albifrons albifrons isolate INPA30051 chromosome 15, PitAlb_v1, whole genome shotgun sequence:
- the UBTD2 gene encoding ubiquitin domain-containing protein 2: protein MGGCVGSHHDSSGSLNENSDGTGVALGRNQPLKKEKPKWKSDYPMTDGQLRSKRDEFWDTAPAFEGRKEIWDALKAAAHAFESNDHELAQAIIDGANITLPHGALTECYDELGNRYQLPVYCLAPPINMIEEKGDLETLDIPDPPPNSGHECQLRLRLSTGKDLKLVVRSMDTVYHMKRRLHAVEGVEPGSQRWFFSGRPLADKMKLEELKIPKDYVVQVIVSQPLANPTPVEN from the exons TTGCTCTCGGTCGTAATCAGCCCTTGAAGAAAGAGAAACCGAAATGGAAAAGCGATTACCCCATGACAGACGGACAGTTACGCAGTAAGAGGGATGAGTTCTGGGACACAGCACCCGCTTTCGAAGGTCGCAAGGAGATTTGGGATGCCCTCAAGGCTGCTGCACACGCTTTCGAGAGCAATGATCACGAACTGGCACAAGCAATCATTGATGGTGCAAACATAACACTACCACATG GTGCTCTTACAGAGTGTTACGATGAACTGGGCAACCGGTACCAGCTTCCCGTCTACTGCCTTGCCCCACCTATCAACATGATAGAGGAGAAGGGCGACCTGGAGACTCTGGATATTCCTGATCCCCCACCCAATTCAGGGCACGAATGCCAGCTCCGTTTGCGCCTTTCCACAGGCAAAGACCTCAAACTCGTGGTCCGCAGCATGGACACAGTGTACCACATGAAGAGGCGGCTGCACGCCGTGGAGGGAGTGGAGCCAGGCAGCCAGCGCTGGTTCTTCTCGGGCAGGCCCCTGGCAGACAAAATGAAACTGGAGGAGCTGAAAATCCCAAAGGACTATGTGGTGCAAGTCATTGTGAGCCAGCCCTTAGCAAATCCCACCCCAGTGGAAAACTGA